The Equus asinus isolate D_3611 breed Donkey chromosome 18, EquAss-T2T_v2, whole genome shotgun sequence region TTAAACGTAAGGGGGTGGGGAGGTAAGGGGGACAAATTtctcatatgcaaaaaaaaaaaaaaaaacctgagaagGGCTGGAAAATATTGGTTATAATAGACAACTGTTTGTTACAGAACGCTTATGGAGATGACAAAAATCCTTATCTTCTGAGTTGAAAGAAGTAATGGTGAGAATGAATGCAAAAAAGTGTAAAGGCATTTTACAAAAACGCGAAGCGAAGCAGGAAAACATTCAGTATCATTCATAATCGAAGCAGCACGTTTTAAAAGGCCTGTGCAGGTGTGTGTTTAAAACCCTTGCAGACAGCTAGAGTCTGTTACTGCTAAGGGGTGAAGAAACCGCATGAGGCAAATCCACTCCAACGTTGTGTCTGAAGCCACACAGCCCTTGGCAACCTCTCCCCCAGAATTCTGCTTCCTGAAAGGGGACGCAGCAAGGGGTGGGAGCTGGTTTGCACAAAGCGCCCACAGCATTGTAACGGGTAAGGGGAAAGCCACCCAGCCTTGCAGGCCTcaggggagaaggaggcagcGGGCTCGGCAGCAGGACACCCCCTCTCTCCACGGCTGGATCCAGGCACCAGCAGAATGACTGCCGGCAGCCTCAGCCTGCGTGTTGGAACACCCGCCGCTGCGCACGGAGGGAGGCTCCACTCCAAGAAGAAAAGGCACACTCGCTGCCATCCTCAGGGGCCAAACCCCCGGCTTCGGCTTCGGAAGGGTGGCCCTCAGAGGGGAAACACCGGTATTACCCACGAGCTCGTCAGCTGTGCGAATTCATGGGCCCAGGGTACGGAATCGGCGTCACGGAGCAGCAGCCTAGGAGACCGTGTTAGCAAGCTCTCAAGGTGCTTCTGGCCCCTTTTAAAGTCTGAGAACGAATGATGCAGAAAACCCAAAGCAGACTGCCCCTGCGTCTCTGCCCCGGTACCTGAGGGCCTGACTCTGACCATAAAAGCATCACGGGGTTAAGAGTTTCAAAACAGCAGAAaccaagaggagaaaaacaactaGAACCACTACCTATCAGCCTCTTACCCTGCCACGTcaggacgtgaatgaacagagtCAGTCTTTCATAAATTCGTTAGTTGTAAGTGAGCAAAGAGCAAAAGGGAAGCTCATTTCTTTACTAGAATGACACTACAAACTCACGTTCGCATCAAAATAATGGAGCCACTACCGGAAGAGACGCAGGCCAGAAGGCTGGAGAGGTCGCGTACACCTGCTTCTCCGAAGGGATCCGGCAAAAGCAGGCCTGTTCCCACAAGGCTCCCGGCAGCGCTCAGGCGACAAGATGCGCGGGAGGCTGCGGCCGCGGCGCCCGGGCCTTCAAGAACGCCTCCAGCTGCTCCATCTTCTCCCCTGGAGGAGGGAAAGCGCTCGGGGCTGTCCACCCCTCCGTCCTTGGGGCGGAGGGGGCGGTGGAGCCGCAGCACGCTCGCTCAGGGCAGAGGGTCGAACCCGGGGTGTGGACACCACGGCCTCAGCAGGCTGAGGCTGGCCGGGGCGGCGCGGGGCCAGGGCGCGCGCGGTCCCGGCGCAGGTGCCCGAGGGCCCGCTCGGCCTCCGCTCGCCCAGGGCCGCCCAGCGGCGGCCCGCCGCGCCCGGAGCTGGAAGCCGCGGGAAGCTCCGGGCGGCTCCGAGAGGCCGTCGGGAAGCCAGGTGCGGCCCAGCGGCCGGCCCGCGGCGCCCCCCTCCCGCAGGGCTCACGGACCCTCACCTCGGGCGCGCCGTTCCCAGTGCCAGGCCGCGAGGCTCCGCAGGACGCCCTTCACCCGATTTTGTCCGTGGGGCTGTCCAAAGACGCTGACTTCGACCGCGCCGCCGGGTTCGACCGCGCGCACCGTCAGCAGCACCTGGCTCCTCCACTCCGTCTCGGGGACGGCGGCTCGGTCGGGGCCTAGGCGGGAAGAGAGCGCCGCTGAGGGGCGCGCGGAAGGGCGAGGGGAGCCGGCCCGGCCTCGGGGAAGGCTGCCGGGGCGGGAAGAGCTGCAAGCCGCGCCCCGGGGCTGCACACGCGGCCCGCGAGCCCGCCCGGCCGAGACACTGTGGGGAGCTGCTCCGCTGGGCTGCCCTCCCAGCGCGGACGCCGTCCCGCCGGCAGCGCGGGGCCGCTCACCGAAGACGCAGCCGGCCAGCCGAGCCTCCAGGTAGCACGCCGACGGGCAGCTCAGCTCCCGCGCGGGAAACCACCACGGCCGGGGCCGAGCCCGCGGGGTCGGAGGCGTTCGCCGCAGCAGCCCGGCCAGGGCCTCAGCAGGCGTCCGCCCCTCCCCGCGGGCCCTCGCAGCCGCTGCCGCGTCCACCGCGCGAGCACAGCGACCCAGGGGCAGGCCGACCCGCCGCCCCGCACCCCGCACCCCGCACCCCGCACCCCGGGAGGCCAGTGGCCAGGGCCCTTCTCTGTTgccgccgggccccgcccctccgccggGCCCTCCCCCGTCCAAAGgacgggccccgcccctcccgccgggcccgcccccgcccactcgacgggccccgcccctcccaccGCCCCCTCCGCTCGACGGGCCGCCCCTTGACCTGGGCGCCTGGCCCCAGGCCCAAGTCGCGGGCGTCCTGCCCCTCCTGTCGCTGGGCCTGGGCCGTCCTCTGTGACCTGGAGCTGTTTGTGTTTGAGCTCCTGCCGGGTCTCGGAGGCTGTCGGTGGCCGTCTGCTCCAAATGGGCCGTCGCTTAGCTTCGGAGGCCCTGCCGCTGAGCGCGGCTGGTCCAGTGGGGCGGTCGCTCGCGCCCTCGTGGCCGGGCGTCGCTGGGATGCCCGTCGAGGCTTCGCGTCCCCCCTGGGCGGGCGGGGAGGCCTGCTCGCGGGGTTTCCATTTTGTCTCTTGCGCTCCCCGTTGTCTTCTGACTCGCTGGTTGGCTAGGACTTTAAATTAGCCGTTCAAGCAAGTGCGccgtgttttaaaatgtaaacagcGGAGCGGTCAGTACAGAAAACTTAGCAAGTACGGACAAATCCCACCTGTTTCCAATATCCTAAGACTAGTGTTGATGCGCGTTTCTTTCcaatgttcttaattttaattaaaaatttaaattattaaagatttcACACATTCAAAAGAAGTTACGTAACAAACACCCATGTACCACCCTCCCCCATTTGCctcacttctctctcctttctgttttggtgaggaagattggccctgagctaacatctgtgacagtcttcctccactctgtatagggatgccaccacagcgtgggtTGATGAGAGGTGGGTGTGTCCGCACCAGggacctgaaccagcgaaccctgggcggctgaagagGAGCGTGGGAACATAACCACCCTGCCGCCGGGATGGCCCCATCGCGTCTGGCTTGCTTGAAATAGGTATCAGTAAAgcatcctttctttccctccccatgGGAAATCATTGTCCTGAAGCTGGTGTGTATCATCCCACGCGTGTTCTCAGACTTTTTCTAGTGAATTTGTAGAAATAGTGTTTGCTAGCTGTTTTAGAATAGATAGCATCTGCTGTGCTGTGCAAACTTTGTTCTTACAGTTAGCTATAatgtgtttgcttttaaaaatctttttaagggTACATTCCGATCATTTTCAAAAGGGGGTTGGTGTTAATATCCTGAATttcctcatcctcatccacatCACCTAAGCGTCAACAGATATCAGTAGATAATCTCTGAGAGGAGAAATTGAATCTAACTTTagtggatatttttatttcttcaatttaatttaaaaaatcgaCGTCATAATACACGCATATGGTAAAAAAGTCTTGAGGCTATGAAGTAATTGTGGAAGTTCTCCCTTTTATGCATTCTCCCTCAATCTCTTGCTAATCTTTTTTCAGTTGTATTGTGAATATCTTCCTAATTCAAATTATATTTCACTTCCTCTAAGGTTTCTTTTGGTGAATAAAATTCTTAGTTTTAATAGTCAAATTTGTCGGTCTTTATAGAAAGTGCCTTCTGTGTCTTgcttaagaaatctttccctgCCCTGAGGTCTAAAGATATTCCCTGTACTTTCTACTAAGAATGCTGACGTTTCTATCTTAACATTTACATCCTTGAACTAtctatctgggttttttttttttttttttttttgtaaacaggTGTAAGGCAGGgagataattttatctttttataaattGGTCATTTTTCGCTCGAGCCAATCGCTTGGGGATGCATCCACCTGGGGCCACTTCCAGTTATCTCCTTGAAGTTTTTCAGACTTCTACATGTGGCATGAGTTAGCCACAGGGCCAATTTGTGGTAATTAATTATTAGGTCAAGACTTACTTGAGAAAGGCACGGTCAAGACAAATTCCTTTGCCACTCCATCTGCATGGCAAAGTTTGTCTctgatttagttttattttggaaGTAGAGCCATTTGGAGTCGTGGCTTTATGCGGAGACCCCGCATTAAGTTTCCCACATTTGGCAAGCCCTGAGTTTTATTTACTGACCCCATGCCAGCTTCAAAGCAGAATCACAGAGTTGTTAGGATTTAGCAGAATCCGCCAAGGTGGAGTCAATTTTGTCATTCTGTTACCTCCAAGGCTTCCTGATTTGGCTCTGATTGAGGGGACGTGGCTTGAATACCGGCTCCAACATCTTCTCGCTGTGTGACTGAACTGcacaagttatttaaactctctgcACCCCATAAAGTAGAACCAAACGTCCCACCGAGAAGACTTCCGGCACATCGCATCGCGTGCTTCCATTTTCTGTGCGTAGTCCTGGGGGACGCAGTCTGAGGGCCTTTGGGTTCAGATAATGAAGTATGTGAGTGAATTGGTTTCGTAATTTCTCATTGAGAAGCTTTGTTCTTCGTTAGTTACTTCACTTCTTAGACTCTTTAACTCTGAAGATAAAATCTCTATACAGTGAGAAATATGCAAAGCATAATGAAGACATAACACTTTGCACTAAATATTAGCATCaaaatgcatgtgtgtatgtgagagataGTTGGAAAGAATGATTAAAATGAGGAAAGTAAACTAGTAAGGAGACATTTAACAAGTCACTGTCAGAGCAGGAGCAATCATGcagaaaaagaatacacaaaagCCTACTAGTTCTGAACAATACCTGGCACTCTTCTGAGGTTTAGGGGCATTTACAAACAGTAACTGTCCACTCGTTCCCTCAGATGGGTGGGTGGACGGCCGCAGGGGTGCATGGATAGATGCAGGGTGGGTACGTGGGTGGATGGGCAAATAGAGAAGGAGGCGCCGTGCCACACTGCTAAACAATATTCAAGTAAAGTAAATGAGAATCTTCACTGACAGGCTACTTAGAATACAAGGATAATTTACAAAGAGCATTTCTTTATGGACAGTATCCATTCGGCAAAACCTAGTTTTCAACCCCATCTCATCTATCCTATGCCCTCCTCCTCAATATTAGTTAACTATTATTAGTGTTTGGATtatcctttcatttaaaaaacattttgtgtAAGTATCTGGGAATTTTTGCTTCTACCTTTTTGgtaattttacatgtattttattgtacttttccCACTTTTATTAAGCTTTTCCcactatcttttcattttgaaaaactttaaacCTGTGGAAAAATTGTAAGAACATTAAACTTATACTCTACACTTTTCATTTAGTTTTGCCAGTCTTTAACATTTTGCTTCATCCATTTTATCTCTCTACCCACATGTGCTTTTTCATGAACGATTTGTGAGTTAAATTGCGGATGTCATGACGCTTTACCCCAAGTACTTCAACATCATCTCccaagaacaaggacattctcctacatagccatataaaaaattattcactCAGAAAACTTAACATTGATCCAATACTCTGTCTAATATGCAGTCCAAGTTTAATTTCCCCAATTTTTCCAATAATGTACTTggtagctattttttaaaagtctctagTTCAGTCAAGGAGCATGCACTGCATTTACTTGTCATGTCtctagtctcttttaatctagaatCACTCTCTGTCGTTCTTCTAAAAATCTTTAATGACACTgatatttttgagatattttaaattctttactgcgggaaatttcaaacatacaaaagtaGAGCAGATCGTACAAATGAATGGCCGTATGCTTATTACACAGCTTCAGCAAATAGCAACTCATGAATTATCTTGTGTGAAAATAAACACAGACCACCCAAACGGGAACAAGCAAAGGTCATTTATTCTGACCTCGCTATATATAGCAAGGGAATCAGCCACCGTCACTTGTGTTTatcagagactcaaaggcaggcgaAGGAGTGGGAaaactttacagaggaggaaagagaaggcttCAGGTACGCCTGAAGGAGGAGGCTGTTGGCATGGGGAAGCCGTAGCTGGGCTAAGTAGAAGCAGGGCATTATCTGTGATTGGTTAGAGGTGAATATTTGGGCTTCTCCAGTTGGTTCTAAGTTGAAATTAAGGGCAAACACTAGGGAAGCTATCACTTATTAATCAAGTCTTGGCCAGTTGGTGTTCACTGCCGTAGAGTTTGTTTGGCTTCCTAGACTGAGTGCTGTGGACTGTGGGTCAGAGTTCCATTTTTGTCTTCGGTCTAGCCATTGCCCATTTGTACATTCAGTCTCTCAGTCCCGGCTCCTGGCCATCCTCTCATCGGTGAGAGGTTGACCGATTCAGGAAAAGCTAGAAATCTGGATCTGCTTAGAGATTGTTCAGTTGTCTTCACAGCCCACTGAACTGCAAGATCTTCTTGCCCTTTCTGTTGTATCACCCTGGAGATCATCTGATGAGGGAGTGACTGTATAGAAGCATTTAAGACTCTGGATAGAATGtgtcaaaagaaaattcagagagtTTTACTTGAGAGAATATTTTATTGAGTTTGAAACAAGCTGTTTGCAAACAGAGGGACTGGCAAACAACAAGTGGCTTGGAGTCCTGCCCTCAGCAGTCGCGGCTCAGTTTCTAAAGTGAGAAGGAGCAAGTACATCGCTTTGTATTGTGACAGGCTCCTAGAAACTTAACATTCCTTTTAGGGTAGGAGTACTCCATAAGCTTACTTGTTTGTAGCTGATTAGCTAGGAAGCTGTAAGGTCACGCTGACATGAAAACTTAAGTCTTGGTTGAGGTCAGAGTCCGCCTTTCAGGAAAATCAGGCCAGTTTTAAGTTTTGGTTACGTGACTGTGAGCGTTTGGTCTAGGGGTATATTCAAACTGTGGACTCCATTTTGGTTTCTCTTTAACAAATGCAGTGGATCAGCGGCATGACCACTatgataaaaacaagaacaattaATAATTACCGTAAGATGCTTTGGAACTGGGAATCCTAATCGCCCCACCCAGGCCAAGAGAACAAATTCCACAGGCCCTGAGGATCACTCTGAGAGGCAAATAGCTTTTTCCGTAAGGCGTTCTACAGCTTATTCCACCTTGTCCGTTTCATCGATCTAAGTACAACAGGAAGTATTAGCAGTGGCACAGACACCACCAAGACCAGTCAGCAAGAAATCTAGAGCAGGGCAACTGTCCATCACTACTCACGCCAATGAGTTGAGACTCATCTCTCCTACATCTAGGGCAGAGGTAGTATCATTAATAACTTCTGCCAGAGTTAGTGACAGGTTTCTTcctattttctacttcttttcttttctattttgtatttgtcttttctATTTGTATGGTTCTTCCGATGGGGCACTGCTCTGACTGTTCTCGTAAACGACGAGTCAGTAATTTCCCTGGGTAGTGTGCCTGAAAAAGCAAGAGTGGCCTCATTTTGGAGCTCATATCTGAGTCAGAATTTCCAGCCTTGGTGGTTTATAGAATTAGGATCTCTGTGCACAGACAAGTGTCAGAGTTTTATTCCTAAAGAGCGTGACATGTTGGTCTGAGACAAACAGGATCAGCTATTCTGGCCACAAAGGATGTAGTATCCAGTAGCGGTGCATGGAAATTCAGGAAAAATGACGTGAAGTTGGAACCAAGACCTTGCGTTAGCTGGGTTACACATTTGGCTCTCTTTTAGTCTCTTCTCAGTAGTATTTGGCCCATTGCTCTACGAAGGGGGTTGAATCCAAATTTAGAATTATCTTGGGTCAGTCAACAGGTTGTAATAATCGTCTGTCAAATCTCCTGTAAGCTTCTTCCGGGAGAGAGGAACGCTAGCAAAATCACAGATTGATGTGTTTAAGGTCAGTTGTCCATGATGGAGCAAATGGAAACACCATCAGCTGCAATACTGATGTTCTTATCGTGGGGGTCTTGTGATGGATGGCATATCCAGCAGTCAGTATGACTGAGGGCAGTGGTTACTGTTCAAGATAATCTAAGAATGGCATTAGAATGATACATTCTGACCTAACAATTATAGTAAgcaggggagaaaagaaataggGCTATTATAGGTGGAGGACAACAAGGGGtctggagaaaatgagaaaaatgattacaaacaagcagacaaaaaatgaaacaggaaCTAGATAGGTGTCTTGGTCCAACAGTGGACCAAGAACTATCTGTGGTCAGGGGTCATCTGTTTGTTCCAAAGGTCTGGGCCAGCTGTCTGCTTTCCAAGATTTGCTTCCGGGGGATCTCGGAGAGTCCTGAGTTTGAGGTCCCATATTGGAGTAGCTTTCCAATTGTGTGCAATTCTGAATAGTTTTTTTAGTTGTGAAACATGAACCCCAGTGTTGACTCCTTGGGGTTTCACTGCTTACTTGTCAACAGCACCTGATAAAGGCCCTTCCAACAAGATTCAAGAGCAGTTTTCTCCAGTATCTCTTCCAGTCGATGAAATCTCCTGGTGGAAGCTTATGAAGAGGTTGTTTAGGAAGACATTGTGGGAAGGTGGTCTTCACTTTTGATGACAGAGGTGGCTATAGTACGTGAGTCCTTTGCAATATTTTGCCACATCTGCCGCAGTTGGCAGAGCCTAATGTAGTAGGTGAAATCTCTACATGCGTGGGCCTTCCAGTCACCAGCTCACAGGAAGATGAGCAGTGTGTCCCGGAGGGAGTAGACTGTCTGACCATAAGGGCTAGTGAGAGCGCCTTTGGCCAAGGGAGCTCAAGGGCTTTTGAAAGTTTTGCTAATTTTAATGTAAGTATGTGATTGATCCTTTCAAGCTTTCCAGAAATTGTAGTTTTTGAGTAAGAGAGAACACCTTACAAAGTCCTTTTATAATGGTTTCTGTAAAGTGTGTGTCTCAATCACCTGGTATTACAGTTGGGATGCCCCCAGGTTGCAAACACAAAATCAAGCAGCCTTT contains the following coding sequences:
- the LOC139040953 gene encoding oocyte-expressed protein homolog, with amino-acid sequence LDGGGPGGGAGPGGNREGPWPLASRGAGCGVRGAGRRVGLPLGRCARAVDAAAAARARGEGRTPAEALAGLLRRTPPTPRARPRPWWFPARELSCPSACYLEARLAGCVFGPDRAAVPETEWRSQVLLTVRAVEPGGAVEVSVFGQPHGQNRVKGVLRSLAAWHWERRARGEKMEQLEAFLKARAPRPQPPAHLVA